The Zingiber officinale cultivar Zhangliang chromosome 9A, Zo_v1.1, whole genome shotgun sequence genome window below encodes:
- the LOC122019152 gene encoding uncharacterized protein LOC122019152, with product MEFLPDFYRESGQGYYQPDPRCYSRKEQPQVSMAESSLPKDSKRGKSVVPREERRVEPEEKVSFSSKILEERLLKGYRHPTIGEYDGSKDPEDHLRKFRNVALLHQYNDKWFDGLPHGSITCFSDFKITFLRHFNSSRKYQKKDHCLFALKQGPSEPLRSYIKRFNQVAQDVPSVTSEILMSAFSHGLTEGEFFRDLIRNPIKNFDEMLEKATSYINMEEAQAARRKTDKPPPVNKPERRVPQPPAQPLPHARDTRPTFHHSQDVRPIPHVAAIHDPRPGPWGSHYCTYHRSHTHATNDCFQFAQDSHRAAELGLPPPELAP from the exons ATGGAATTTCTTCCTGACTTTTATAGAGAGTCGGGCCAGGGTTATTACCAGCCAGACCCTAGATGCTATAGCCGCAAGGAGCAACCACAAGTTTCTATGGCTGAAAGTTCTTTGCCTAAGGATTCGAAGAGAGGGAAGTCTGTCGTCCCTCGAGAAGAACGCCGAGTGGAGCCAGAAGAGAAAGTGTCCTTCTCTTCCAAAATATTGGAGGAAAGGCTACTCAAAGGGTACCGACACCCTACTATCGGGGAATATGATGGCAGCAAGGACCCTGAAGATCACCTCCGCAAGTTTAGAAACGTGGCTCTGTTACATCAATACAACGAT aagtggttcgatggactgCCGCATGGGTCCATCACCTGCTTCTCTGATTTCAAGATCACATTCCTGCGCCACTTCAATAGCAGCAGGAAGTATCAAAAGAAGGACCACTGCTTGTTTGCTCTCAAGCAAGGGCCCTCTGAGCCGTTAAGAAGCTATATCAAacgcttcaatcaagtggctcAGGACGTTCCCTCGGTCACATCAGAAATACTcatgagcgccttctctcatggGCTGACAGAGGGAGAGTTCTTTAGGGATCTCATCAGAAATCCCAtaaagaattttgatgagatgctggAGAAGGCGACTAGCTACATCAATATGGAGGAAGCGCAGGCGGCGCGAAGAAAGACAGACAAACCTCCTCCTGTAAATAAGCCTGAGAGAAGAGTGCCCCAACCTCCTGCTCAACCTCTCCCGCACGCTCGGGACACCCGACCTACTTTCCACCACAGTCAGGATGTTCGGCCGATCCCGCACGTAGCTGCAATTCATGACCCCCGACCTGGGCCTTGGGGGTCACACTATTGCACTTATCATCGGTCGCACACGCACGCCACCAACGATTGTTTTCAATTTGCCCAGGATTCTCATCGCGCTGCTGAGCTGGGCCTACCACCCCCCGAGCTGGCTCCATAG